Within Trichoderma atroviride chromosome 2, complete sequence, the genomic segment AAACGCAGCCACAATGGAAACCTCGCGAGCATCACGAAATCAGGAGCTCTTGCCTAGTGTATCTCCTCTTACTCGTTCCAATCAGTCCACTGAATCTCAGTCTTCTCGCTAAAACTCATTATTCAAGATGATCATTTGGTGTTACAGGAAGGAGAGACAGGCACCTGCCTCCCAGTGCCTACCTGCTCCTTCCCTCTGAACTGACCTCCATTTCCACCTTTATGCCCAAAAGTTTCCCAAACtcatccaaaaaaaaatttctctCCTTTCTACCCTTTTCTGTCTGTCTCAATCTGCGTCCATCGTTCATTAGCCCAACTGTGTCTCTCATTGTTCTGCCCTTGTCAGTATCAGAGTCCAAATCTTATACTCGGCCACTCCCTCTTGTCAACAAGATGATAGGCATCTTTCTATTCGCCATTATCGGTGCGATTGGTGCTTTTTGCCAAACTACGCACAGCAACGGCGCATTCTCGTACCAGGGCTGCTCTTCGATCGACTCATCTTGCTTCGGAAATGCCCTTGTGTTTTCTGACGGTCGCCTGACTCCTGAAGCGTGCCAACGTGCCTGCCAAGGTCACCTCTTCGCTGCCCTTTTTCCCGAGTAAGTTTCAAGGCCATTCTGTCTAGACTTCTATCCCTCTGACCGGACCTTGCAGCTCTTGCCGATGCGGAGATGATGCAAATGGTGTTCAACCAACCGACGAGTCAAAGTGTGACTATCCGTGCATGGGAGACAGCACTCTCGGCATGTGTGGGAGCATCTGCCCAGAGAATTCACCCATCATTGCCAACATTTACACGCGAGTCACACCTAGTCAGGTGCCAGCCTATGGAGACCCAACAAACGTTCAGTCCTCTGTCGCTGCGGCTGACACCTCCTGCACATCTACTGATGTCTCATCAGTTGGAGAACCGTGGCAGCCTCAGAGAATCACGCCAGAAGGACCACCACCAGGAATTCCAACATCTTTCGTTGGTCCTGCATCTGGAgatccagcagcatcagtgAATCCAACCCTTGGTTCTCCTGCATCTCAGAGTCCTCAAGAAACACCATGCGCTACTGAGAGCAATACTGGCTTGTCCACGCCTTCTCAGGGTCCCCAGGATCCCCCAGGCCCCCAGGGACCTCTTACCCCAACTGACAATGCCCCGGAGCCCAAGACGTTTTCCAGCCCAAACCAGCAGGCTCCAAATGCGACACCTTCTGCCATTTGCGCGTCGCCTCAACCAGAGTCCTATTCTGGGGGAAACACTCCAGGCTCTCCTGGTGCAAATCCTGGTGGTGTGGATTCAGCGAATAATTGTGACCCTGCTGGGGCGCCAAATGAATCTCCTGTCGTTTCCCCCGAGAGCACTCtctggccgtggccgagCAAGAAGCCTGAGGGTGATCCTCCGGTTCCCTCTCACGTTCCGGCTTCGGATTCCCCTTCTGGGTTcattcctcctctctctggTGGAGGGTTCATcttgctggcagcagcaattatCTGGTAAAATGTTACGAAacattgtttttttttcctttttcgaACTGATGGGCCGGAGGAGCTCAATAATGAGCAATATCTCAGTGGATTGTGTTTGGGAGATTTTTGGAAGCTGATTGACGGCTGGTACAGTGGTTGATAGCTAAGTGCAGTAAAGACTTACGCACGCATTCAATATTGTACAAGAAAGACTGCAAAATAATTGATTCATTCGACTATCTTCTTGACATTAATCGTGGACCACTTGTATGTGAATATTGTTGTGAAACGTAGTCGCTCATAGCAGCTTTATTCTTGGATGAGTACTTGTGGTCAGGCTACCATAATGGCTAATTCCAGAAAAGGTGTCGATATTTGATGACTCTGCATCACAATGGCATTGCGATACATTGATTCTGTCACATATTTGCTTTAGTTATGGCTTGACTTTCAACGTCCACTTACAGGGTAGCTGTGAATATGGATCATCGACCACCATCTGGTGGGGCACTGTGTGGAGGGGCTCTCGCGGTTGTGCAACCGTGGcggggcagcagcttggacTTGGATGCGTCGTCGGGCTCTGGCCAGAACCCCGAAACCTGGAGCCTTCATCAGCGGATCGAGGCACCAGACCGGCCTGAATCGGGAATCATTTGTAGACTGCAATCTCCAAACAATACCGGGCCAACATGCAGTCCGGAATCTCAGGTACGGAAGCCATGACAATGCAATGGCTGATCAACCGGCCCCTTGCGGTGTGCTGACCGCAGAATCTCGAGACAGCCTCCGAGGAGCTCCAGAAGGCCTTCagctcgctgctggcgacgCCGTCCGACTTTGCCCTGCTGGTGACGATCGAGCGCGAGACCCTGACGCCCGTCCAGACCATCGCGGGCACATCGTCCGACTTTGGACAGAACCTCTCCGTGCTCGAGCCCTTCATCAAGCCCGACGTCGCCCTCTATGCCATCCTCCGCCGCTACGACGACTCGCCCAGGTTCGTTGCCGTGACATACGTGCCCGACGCCGCCAAGGTCCGCCAGAAGATGCTGTTCGCCGCGACGCGTCTGACGCTGACGCGGGAGCTGGGCACCGAGCACTTCCGTGAGACGCCGTTCATGACCATGGCCCACGAGTTGACGGAAAAGGGGTTCAAGGCCCACGATGCCCACAACGCACTGGAGGCTCCCCTGactgaggaggagaagacgctgGGAGACGTCAAGAGAGCTGAGCAGGAGGCTGGATCTGGCACTGCTATCCGGGAAATCCACCTCAGCAAGAGCCTGTCGATGCCGGTTAATGAGGATGCTATTGCGGCAATGAAGGAGGTTGCTGAAGGGCAAAAGGCCGCAGCTACACTGGTAAGCTGTCTCGACACGGTATGGGGAAGTGCTCAAAACAAAGAGACTAATCATGTGTGACGCAGAAAATCAACGCAGCTACCGAGAGAGTCGAGCTGGCGACCGACTCGTTGGATCCCAGCTCTCTCACCAGTCTCATCAAGAGCATCTCGCCGGTCGAGCCGCGGTTTACCTTTTATCGGTTCACCCATACCCACGAAGGGACTGAGCAGACGCCGGTGCTCTTCTTTTA encodes:
- a CDS encoding uncharacterized protein (BUSCO:EOG092D3ASB) produces the protein MQSGISASEELQKAFSSLLATPSDFALLVTIERETLTPVQTIAGTSSDFGQNLSVLEPFIKPDVALYAILRRYDDSPRFVAVTYVPDAAKVRQKMLFAATRLTLTRELGTEHFRETPFMTMAHELTEKGFKAHDAHNALEAPLTEEEKTLGDVKRAEQEAGSGTAIREIHLSKSLSMPVNEDAIAAMKEVAEGQKAAATLKINAATERVELATDSLDPSSLTSLIKSISPVEPRFTFYRFTHTHEGTEQTPVLFFYTCPATAGNKAIKSRMLYPLMKRAVLTIAEQEAGITLEKKFEVEDPSELTEEEVLNDLHPKKVVSSGFSRPKRPGR
- a CDS encoding uncharacterized protein (TransMembrane:1 (n13-23c35/36o59-75i)) produces the protein MPKSFPNSSKKKFLSFLPFSVCLNLRPSFISPTVSLIVLPLSVSESKSYTRPLPLVNKMIGIFLFAIIGAIGAFCQTTHSNGAFSYQGCSSIDSSCFGNALVFSDGRLTPEACQRACQGHLFAALFPDSCRCGDDANGVQPTDESKCDYPCMGDSTLGMCGSICPENSPIIANIYTRVTPSQVPAYGDPTNVQSSVAAADTSCTSTDVSSVGEPWQPQRITPEGPPPGIPTSFVGPASGDPAASVNPTLGSPASQSPQETPCATESNTGLSTPSQGPQDPPGPQGPLTPTDNAPEPKTFSSPNQQAPNATPSAICASPQPESYSGGNTPGSPGANPGGVDSANNCDPAGAPNESPVVSPESTLWPWPSKKPEGDPPVPSHVPASDSPSGFIPPLSGGGFILLAAAIIW